The region TACAGGTCTTCATAGGCCGGAACGCTTCTTTCCATGTACCGAAGCAAAACTGCTGTCACAGCTCCTGTGTTCTTTGCCAGATCCACGGATCTATCACTCCAACTCGCGTACTCCCGGACCCATTCCGAGTATACCCACTCCAGATGCTGCTCGAGCCCAGAACCAAGGCCCGCTGCTTCCAGGAAACGAGGACGGGATTGGCATCGACGGGCGCTAAAGCAGCATGCTTCAGCAGGCATGGAGGTATCCAATGACCAGTCCAGCCCATGTCACCATCTACAGAAACAGATTTCCCTCGAGAGCATGAGGGAGCGTTCAAAGTTACCAAGATGCTTCGTTCAAGGAATTTCCCACAACGTATCGTCATCTCAGTCGAATCCAAACGGTGCCGAGCATGCAAGATATCGATAGAGGAAACCGCCCGGCTAGCTACCCCTCTTGACCCTCGTCTCGCTTTTCCATCCGACTCGGCTTATGTATACACCCGAGGCACAGATGGGCGCGCACCTATCCGGCCGCCGCCCACTTTGCTGCAGCTGGGATCTGTGGATGAGGCCAGGGGAAACTTCAAGAGACGCGAGATATCCTCTTTTGGGATTGTGATGCCGCGGCCTGTGTCTCTCGCTTACGCATTGCGTTTTCGACACACACGGCCTCTCGCCACGGAGAAACCAATGCGGCGATTGTGTCTTGAGTTCTTCAACATTGAGAGGGGGTTCTACCTCGCGGGTGGATTTCGCTGCTTGACGACCTCTTCCAGAGACTGTTGCCAAAGGCGGGGCAAGGTCGAAGCTCTGGAAGTTTGTTTCGGCAACTTATCTTAACATGTCGTTGTGTCTGCTTGCTATTTTTGGAAGGCGGGGAATGGGGGATCAAGTTGATCAAGTGTTCGGCTGTTGCAATCTGACGACGGCCCAACGAGCGGCCGGACAAGACAAGGGCCTTGATGACCCCTTCTTGGGTCCGACCGAAGCATGCCTCTCTCTTGTCACTCCTGCCCGTCGCTAGATAGATCCAAGATTCAAACTGCAGCACAAGCGAACCAAGGGGTTGCAATCTGGCAAAATGCGCCGGTTGAATTGGTGCAGATCATATGATGCAGCTTGGGAGTATTTTACTTAGAGTGCTTTCTGTCTAGACCGGTGTCATCAAGAGAGAGCTTGACGCCCGTGGCTGCTGTAATTTGTGATGCATCTCCGGGTACCGACGCGGCCTTTTGGTGGTGAAAGTTCTTTGCTGATGTTGCTTCCAGCATGGCTGGGAGATTTGTTGGATTACACAGTATGGACAGTAAGCTGTGATATTGAGTGCTGTGTACCCGGTGCCAGAGTGCTGTAGACGGACACTTAGACCTGCAGTGCAACAGATATCGGCCAGGTAATCTAATATGCCACCAACAAACATGGGTGTCAACAGAGTGCGTGAGACGAGAATTCGGACCTAAGTCTGGGCAGGGGACCTGAACCCCCTCGCACTtttgaagaggatgaagctGTGGGTGCGTTTTGGGAGGTAGGTGTAGATATTCTCATCGCGACACGAGATGAGCCTGAGCAGGTCCTATGGGACATCTGAGAGATAAACACTATGTATCATAACAAGCCTTCAAAAGACAACCAATAGTTATGTCCCACTCAggatgtcgtcgtcgtcggctgCCCGCATTACCCCGCGGCAGGCGCTTGTGAAGCGCTATCGATAAGAGCTATAAGCGCTAAAGCTGCACTGATTGGTCGGAGAAGCGACACCAAGGAATTCAACATTGGTAATCgcaacctctccatcaaaAATTCACCAAACCACAGCAGCCATCAACGAATTTTCAAGGCGACCCCTTCAAACCAGGAGACAGGAAGAAACGAATTTATCTTGAAAACCCACAGTCGGCACAACAGAGAAAACAAATTTAAGAAATGGCGAGTCTAAAACGGTCGGTCGAGTCGGACCCTCTCGCGGCCAACATCTCGAATAAGATCTATGTGAGATCCACCAAGAGCGGCAAGGTCCAAAAAATCGTCCGCGAGGTCTACCTCCGTCGGGACATCCCATGTTCTTCCAAGCTGTGTCAGGAGTGCCAGCATCAGATGCTCATTCCGAAAGATGCCTTGGGCAAGCGTGAGCGTTTCTCATACCCTCTGTTTCACAGGCTCATCTCATCGCTAACCATCGTCATCTTAGCGATCCCATTTGTCCTCTCAGACTCACCGGCGGGGACAAAGGTCTTCCCCCAGGGGCACTACCTGGTACCAGACACCAATGCCTTTCTCACAGCCATGGACCTTTTCGAGCAGGAGTCTGCTTTTTACGACGTGATTGTCCTGCAGATTGTGCTCGAGGAGCTGAGGAACAGGTCGCTCCCGCTGTACAACCGGCTCATCAGCCTGACCAAGAGCGAGGACAAGAGGTTTTATGTCTTTTTCAACGAGTTTCGACTCGAGACTCATGTGCCCCGTTTGGAGGGCGAGACGGTCAATGACCGAAACGATCGtgcggtgaggagggcggtggcgTGGTATGGCGAGCATCTGGCCCGTATCAAGGGGAAGGATGCCCCTTCTATTGTCATGCTGAGCAACGACCGGGATAAtctgaagaaggccaagcAGGAGGGGATTCACGCTTGTTCGTTGGCGGATTATGTCAGGCAGTtgaaggatggggagaagtTGCTGGATATGATCCCTGAGACGCAGGATCGGGATcagatcaaggagaagaggccgGGGGATAACTTGTATCCCGAGTACTTCAGCATGTcgaagatgatgacgggGGTGAAAAGCAATTTGCTTCATCAGGGCATCTTCAATGTGTCGCCGTACAATTATTTGGAGGGGTCCATTAGGGTACCGGCTTTCCCCAAGGCGTTGCTTATTCTGGGGCGGGAGAACATCAACCgtgctgttgatggtgacttggttgtggtggaggtaCTGCCTAAGGATCAGTGGAAGGAGCCATCTACGCAAGtcatcgaggaggatgccatCACGAAGAACGAGAACCCAGATGCCGAAGAGTCTGATGACTTTGTTTCGGAAGGGGAACGCAAGGCACtgcaggaggaggtcaagagaACACACAGAAAGACGACGGAGGGACATGCTCAGCCGACTGCAAAGGTTGTCGGTGTGATCAAGCGGAATTGGCGTCAATATGTCGGACATATCGATCAGTCCTCCGTCAGCCAGTCGGCGCAACAAGGAAGGAAACAAGACAATGTTTTCGTTATCCCTATGGACAAGAAGATCCCCAAGATCCGCCTCCGCACCAGACAGGTCTCCGAACTTCTCGGAAAGCGCATCTTGGTCACGATCGATGCTTGGGACCGCAGCTCTCGCCACCCCTCCGGCCACTTTGTGCGCTCTCTCGGTGAACTGGAGACGAAGGCTGCCGAGACAGAAGCCCTGCTCCTGGAGTACGACGTTCAGTACCGGCCTTTCCCCAAGACCGTCCTCGACTGTCTGCCCAAGGAAGGTCACGACTGGCGGGTGCCACAGAGTCTCGAGGATCCAGGCTGGAAAGACCGCCAGGATCTCAGAGATCTCTTGATTTGCAGTATTGACCCCATCGGGTGCCAAGATATCGACGACGCTCTTCATTCGCGGCCTCTACCTAATGGCAACTTTGAGGTTGGAGTCCACATCGCCGATGTTTCACATTTCGTCAAGCCCGGCAACGCCATGGACGCCGAGGCCAGCATTCGTGGCACCACAGTCTACTTGGTCGACAAGCGTATCGACATGCTTCCGATGCTTCTCGGTACCGACCTCTGCTCTCTCAAGCCCTACGTCGAGCGCTATGCGTTCTCGGTCATTTGGGAGATGACCTCTGATGCCGACATCGTGGACTCCCGCTTCGCCAAGTCTGTCATCAAGTCACGTGAAGCCTTCAGCTACGAACAAGCACAGTTGAGGGTGGACGACAGCTCTCAACAGGACgagctcaccaccagcatcagAACTCTCTTGGTTCTCtcgaagaagctcaagcagAAGCGTCTCGATGCCGGTGCCTtgtccctctcctccccagagGTCAAGGTGCAAATGGAGTCCGAGACCTCAGACCCCATCGACGTCAAGACCAAGGTCCATCTCGACACCATGTCCCTCGTCGAAGAGTTCATGCTTCTCGCCAACACCTCGGTCGCCAGAAGGATATACGAAGCCTTCCCCCAAACCGccatcctccgccgccacGGCGCGCCCCCCAAGACCAACTTTGATGAACTTGCCAACCAGCTCAAGGTCAAGCGCGGCCTCGACCTCAGCGTCGAATCCTCCCGCGCCCTGGCCGACAGTCTCGACCGCTGCGTCGACGAAAAGGagcccttcttcaacacctTGGTGCGCATCATGGCCACCCGCTGCATGATGTCGGCCGAGTACTTTTGCTCCGGCACGCAGGCCTACCCCGAGTTCCGCCACTACGGTCTCGCGTCCGAAATCTACACGCACTTCACCTCGCCCATCCGCCGGTACGCCGATCTGATGGCCCACCGTCAGCTCGCCGCGGCGATCGAATACGAGGCCATCCACCCCAGCACGCGCAGCAGGGGCAAGCTCGAGGCTGTGTGCAAGAATATCAATGTCAGGCACCGGAACGCGCAGCTGGCGGGGAGGGCGAGCATTGCTTACTATGTCGGCCAGGCGCTCCGCGGCAAGGcgacggaggaggacgggTTCGTCATGAAGATTTTTAGCAACGGGTTTGTGGTTTTGGTGCCGAGGTTT is a window of Podospora pseudopauciseta strain CBS 411.78 chromosome 1, whole genome shotgun sequence DNA encoding:
- the DIS3 gene encoding exosome catalytic subunit dis3 (BUSCO:EOG09260AQB; EggNog:ENOG503NUBN; COG:J), yielding MASLKRSVESDPLAANISNKIYVRSTKSGKVQKIVREVYLRRDIPCSSKLCQECQHQMLIPKDALGKPIPFVLSDSPAGTKVFPQGHYLVPDTNAFLTAMDLFEQESAFYDVIVLQIVLEELRNRSLPLYNRLISLTKSEDKRFYVFFNEFRLETHVPRLEGETVNDRNDRAVRRAVAWYGEHLARIKGKDAPSIVMLSNDRDNLKKAKQEGIHACSLADYVRQLKDGEKLLDMIPETQDRDQIKEKRPGDNLYPEYFSMSKMMTGVKSNLLHQGIFNVSPYNYLEGSIRVPAFPKALLILGRENINRAVDGDLVVVEVLPKDQWKEPSTQVIEEDAITKNENPDAEESDDFVSEGERKALQEEVKRTHRKTTEGHAQPTAKVVGVIKRNWRQYVGHIDQSSVSQSAQQGRKQDNVFVIPMDKKIPKIRLRTRQVSELLGKRILVTIDAWDRSSRHPSGHFVRSLGELETKAAETEALLLEYDVQYRPFPKTVLDCLPKEGHDWRVPQSLEDPGWKDRQDLRDLLICSIDPIGCQDIDDALHSRPLPNGNFEVGVHIADVSHFVKPGNAMDAEASIRGTTVYLVDKRIDMLPMLLGTDLCSLKPYVERYAFSVIWEMTSDADIVDSRFAKSVIKSREAFSYEQAQLRVDDSSQQDELTTSIRTLLVLSKKLKQKRLDAGALSLSSPEVKVQMESETSDPIDVKTKVHLDTMSLVEEFMLLANTSVARRIYEAFPQTAILRRHGAPPKTNFDELANQLKVKRGLDLSVESSRALADSLDRCVDEKEPFFNTLVRIMATRCMMSAEYFCSGTQAYPEFRHYGLASEIYTHFTSPIRRYADLMAHRQLAAAIEYEAIHPSTRSRGKLEAVCKNINVRHRNAQLAGRASIAYYVGQALRGKATEEDGFVMKIFSNGFVVLVPRFGIESLIRLRDLAETEPQAEFDTENYVLRVSGSREVRVELFQKVRVRVTDQKDETTGKRGVRMELVKTY